Proteins from one Mercurialis annua linkage group LG7, ddMerAnnu1.2, whole genome shotgun sequence genomic window:
- the LOC126656780 gene encoding S-protein homolog 74-like, which translates to MGGITSYLSLLIILNIFLAINNYSCVRARSKIHVHVINGLTANDLHVHCYSKDNDLGQHLLAVSEHLDWSFRTSIFGTTRFSCEMNWAQGHGVFKVFWQGPGLQRKCDYKDCIWVVADDGLHLKDFGTNKFVFMYPWEK; encoded by the coding sequence ATGGGTGGTATAACAAGTTATTTATCCCTGCTAATCATATTGAATATTTTTCTAGCTATAAACAATTATTCTTGTGTTAGGGCAAGATCAAAGATTCATGTGCATGTCATCAATGGCTTAACAGCTAACGATTTGCACGTTCATTGTTATTCAAAAGACAATGATTTAGGGCAACATTTACTTGCAGTGTCGGAGCATTTGGATTGGAGTTTTAGAACAAGCATCTTCGGAACCACACGGTTCAGTTGTGAAATGAACTGGGCTCAGGGTCACGGCGTCTTCAAAGTTTTCTGGCAAGGACCGGGACTTCAACGGAAATGCGATTACAAGGACTGTATTTGGGTTGTTGCTGATGATGGTTTGCATTTGAAGGATTTTGGCACAAATAAATTTGTATTCATGTATCCAtgggaaaaataa
- the LOC126656779 gene encoding S-protein homolog 1-like, translated as MSGITSYTALLIILNTLLAINNYSCVRARPTIHVHVINGLTAESLHVHCYSKDDDLGQHLLAVSEHLDWSFRTSIFGTTRFTCEMNWAQGHGVFKVFWQGPTIQLRCYKNCIWLATATGLYLKDFSLDKFVFVYPWEKY; from the coding sequence ATGAGTGGTATAACAAGTTACACAGCCTTGCTAATCATATTAAATACTCTTCTGGCAATAAACAATTATTCTTGTGTTAGAGCAAGACCAACAATTCATGTGCACGTCATCAATGGGTTGACAGCAGAATCTTTGCACGTCCATTGTTATTCGAAAGATGATGATTTAGGGCAACATTTACTTGCAGTCTCCGAGCATTTGGATTGGAGTTTTCGAACAAGTATCTTTGGAACCACAAGATTTACTTGTGAAATGAATTGGGCTCAGGGTCACGGCGTGTTCAAAGTTTTCTGGCAAGGTCCGACAATTCAACTTAGATGCTACAAAAACTGTATTTGGTTGGCGACTGCTACTGGTTTATACTTGAAGGATTTTAGCTTAGATAAGTTTGTATTTGTGTATCCATGGGAAAAATACTAA
- the LOC126655367 gene encoding probable inactive receptor kinase At5g10020 has protein sequence MTLLTLTFYSLLLLFTASAASQSELRALLEFKKGITADPLDKILPTWNFSSVSGLSTCPVSWPGITCDPTTHSIISITLNRLSLSGDLKFSTLVNLKFLQNLSLSGNHFTGRIVPTLGSISSLQYLDLSDNNFSGPIPGRIAELWNLKYVNLSRNGFEGGFPVGLPVPFRNLQQLKVLDLHSNKFGGDVRDVLSELINLEHLDLSDNVFYGKLDSLSVENVSGLANTVQFVNFSGNQLNGGFLREEVVGLFRNLQVLDLSYCGINGELPSLGSFLRLKVLRLKNNELFGTLPPELFNGSMPVEELDLSGNGFTGSIHEVSSATLNTLMLSSNGLSGSLPTFLERCIVVDLSGNMISGDLSVMQNWHAGLEVLDLSSNKLSGSLPNLISQFSRLSKLSLRNNSLDGNLPPQLGASSELSAIDLSLNQLSGTIPGGFFASMTLINLNLSRNHFTGPIPLQGSHVGELLVLPSYPKMESLDLSHNSLSSGLPSDIGNMANLKLLNLSNNGLSGELPVELSKLTYLEYLDLSGNKFKGKIPDKLSSSLIGLNLSSNDLSGVVPENLRKFDISSFHPGNSLLIFLNGGPSTNSVPDQLPVQRKHHSSKHRVTTVIIVAAVVTTLGILVFLAFHQAQKKNFLGRSEFSGQAPGEDSKVERSAQSSFFKFHSNVHRPPTSLSFSNDHLLTSNSRSLSAQTDFGNEIVEHDLPRVGAAGSSSSNLNVLESGPTTSGRKSSPDSPLTSSPRFIEGHEQSVKLDVYSPDRLAGELFFLDASLAFTAEELSRAPAEVLGRSSHGTLYKATLDGGHMLTVKWLRVGLVKHKKEFAKEVKRIGSVKHPNLVPLRAYYWGPREQERLLLADYIHGDSLALHLYESTPRRYSLLSFSRRLKVAVDVARCLLYIHDRGMLHGNLKPTNILLDGPEYNVRLTDYGLHRLMTPTGIAEQILNLGALGYCAPELSNASKPTPSFKADVYAFGVILMEMLTRRSAGDIISGQSGAVDLTDWVRLCDQEGRRMDCIDRDIAGGEEPMQAMDDMLGVSLRCILSVNERPNIRQVLEDLCSISV, from the exons ATGACTCTTCTTACTCTTACTTTTTACTCTCTGCTCCTCCTTTTCACCGCCTCCGCCGCTTCTCAGTCGGAGCTCCGAGCTTTACTCGAGTTCAAAAAAGGTATCACCGCTGACCCACTTGACAAAATCCTCCCCACATGGAATTTCTCTTCTGTTTCCGGGTTATCCACTTGCCCCGTTTCCTGGCCCGGTATCACCTGCGACCCGACTACCCATTCCATCATTTCCATTACCCTCAACCGCCTCAGTCTCTCCGGCGACTTAAAGTTTTCAACTTTGGTTAACCTGAAATTCCTTCAGAATCTCTCTCTTTCGGGGAACCATTTCACGGGTCGGATTGTACCCACATTAGGATCCATTAGTTCGCTCCAGTACTTAGATCTGTCTGACAATAATTTCTCCGGGCCGATCCCTGGCCGGATCGCGGAGCTGTGGAATTTGAAGTATGTAAATTTGTCTAGAAATGGATTTGAAGGCGGGTTCCCAGTTGGGTTACCCGTGCCTTTTCGGAATTTGCAGCAGCTGAAGGTTTTGGATTTGCATTCTAATAAATTTGGAGGTGATGTTAGAGATGTTTTGAGTGAGTTGATTAATTTGGAGCATTTGGATTTGAGTGATAATGTGTTCTATGGTAAGCTTGATAGTCTTAGTGTAGAGAATGTTTCTGGGTTGGCTAATACTGTGCAGTTTGTTAACTTCAGTGGAAATCAGTTGAATGGTGGTTTTTTGAGAGAGGAGGTGGTTGGATTGTTTAGGAATTTGCAAGTTTTGGATTTGAGTTATTGTGGGATTAATGGGGAATTGCCTTCACTTGGTTCCTTTTTGAGATTGAAGGTGTTGAGGTTGAAGAATAATGAGTTGTTTGGGACCTTGCCGCCGGAATTGTTTAACGGGTCGATGCCAGTTGAAGAATTAGATCTTAGTGGCAATGGTTTTACAG GTTCTATTCATGAAGTTAGTTCTGCAACATTGAATACCTTAATGCTCTCCTCAAATGGATTATCTGGATCTTTGCCAACTTTTCTAGAGAGATGTATTGTTGTTGATCTTAGTGGAAATATGATCTCCGGTGACTTGTCTGTTATGCAGAATTGGCATGCCGGTCTAGAGGTTCTTGATTTGAGTTCCAACAAGTTGTCAGGAAGTTTGCCGAACTTAATTTCTCAGTTTTCTAGATTAAGTAAACTTTCTCTTAGGAATAATTCCCTAGATGGTAATTTGCCTCCTCAATTGGGGGCCAGCTCCGAATTGTCTGCAATTGATCTTAGCTTAAATCAACTTAGTGGAACTATTCCCGGTGGCTTCTTTGCTTCAATGACTTTGATAAACCTGAATCTTTCAAGAAACCACTTCACAGGGCCAATTCCTCTGCAAGGCTCACATGTAGGTGAATTATTAGTTTTACCTTCTTATCCAAAGATGGAGTCTCTTGATCTTTCCCATAACTCCTTATCTAGCGGATTGCCTTCAGATATAGGTAACATGGCAAACCTCAAATTGCTGAATCTCTCAAACAATGGCTTGTCAGGAGAACTGCCTGTTGAATTGAGCAAGCTAACTTACTTAGAGTACCTTGATTTATCTGGCAATAAATTTAAGGGTAAAATCCCTGATAAGCTTTCATCTAGCTTAATTGGATTAAATTTGTCCTCTAATGATCTTAGTGGCGTGGTTCCAGAGAACTTGAGAAAATTTGACATTTCTTCATTTCATCCTGGAAACTCCTTACTGATCTTTCTAAATGGGGGGCCCTCAACAAATTCCGTTCCAGATCAGCTTCCTGTCCAAAGGAAACATCACAGCTCAAAGCATCGTGTTACTACGGTGATTATTGTTGCTGCAGTTGTTACCACCTTGGGGATTTTGGTTTTCTTGGCATTTCATCAGGCACAGAAAAAGAACTTTCTTGGTAGAAGTGAATTTAGTGGCCAAGCTCCAGGGGAAGATTCTAAGGTTGAACGATCTGCACAATCTTCCTTTTTCAAATTTCACTCTAATGTTCATCGACCACCAACTTCATTGAGTTTTTCAAATGATCACTTACTTACGTCAAATTCAAGGTCACTATCTGCACAGACAGATTTTGGAAATGAAATTGTCGAGCATGATTTACCTCGAGTTGGTGCTGCAGGCTCTTCATCTTCAAATCTTAATGTGCTAGAGAGTGGTCCCACTACATCAGGAAGGAAGTCCTCCCCAGACTCTCCATTAACTTCCTCACCCCGATTCATTGAGGGGCACGAACAATCCGTGAAATTGGATGTCTATTCACCTGATCGGTTAGCTGGAGAATTATTCTTCCTTGATGCATCACTAGCATTTACTGCAGAGGAGTTATCTCGAGCTCCAGCAGAAGTTCTCGGCAGAAGCAGCCATGGAACTTTATACAAAGCTACTCTTGATGGTGGACATATGTTGACTGTGAAGTGGTTGCGGGTGGGATTGGTCAAACATAAGAAGGAATTTGCTAAGGAAGTTAAGAGGATAGGTTCTGTAAAACATCCAAATCTTGTTCCATTGCGAGCATACTATTGGGGACCAAGAGAACAAGAGAGACTTCTTCTTGCAGACTATATTCACGGAGACAGCTTAGCGCTACATTTATATG AGTCTACACCTAGGAGATATTCCCTGTTATCATTCAGCCGAAGACTAAAAGTTGCAGTCGATGTTGCTCGTTGTCTATTGTACATTCACGATAGAGGGATGCTGCATGGAAATTTAAAGCCAACTAATATACTTCTTGATGGTCCTGAGTATAATGTTCGTCTTACTGATTATGGTCTTCACCGCTTGATGACACCAACTGGTATTGCAGAGCAGATATTGAATTTGGGAGCACTTGGATACTGTGCTCCCGAACTATCTAATGCATCTAAACCGACCCCTTCATTTAAGGCAGATGTGTATGCGTTCGGAGTGATTTTGATGGAAATGTTAACCAGAAGGAGTGCCGGTGACATCATATCAGGTCAATCGGGAGCAGTTGATCTTACAGATTGGGTTCGGTTATGCGATCAAGAAGGAAGACGAATGGACTGTATTGACAGGGATATTGCAGGTGGAGAAGAGCCTATGCAAGCGATGGACGATATGCTTGGTGTATCGTTGAGGTGTATTCTCTCTGTAAATGAGAGACCGAACATCAGACAAGTCTTGGAGGATCTTTGTTCTATATCTGTTTGA